One window from the genome of Dermacentor silvarum isolate Dsil-2018 chromosome 7, BIME_Dsil_1.4, whole genome shotgun sequence encodes:
- the LOC119459589 gene encoding uncharacterized protein LOC119459589, with the protein MTLTGLENCEILGPVQSYCRGNDDLTLVELHCTPLSNTINWSMCNGRNGTLVTTIRYARMSVEFFTEHVANSSDVRLVSAGTVAPSELTGVSLTMTGGSKFLNNAASILVASFSEAVREMWLGTLPGFVLDVLHDIKRKRHGS; encoded by the exons ATGACGCTCACGGGCCTTGAGAACTGCGAAATTTTGGGACCCGTTCAGTCCTACTGCAGAGGAAATGACGACCTGACATTG GTTGAGCTACATTGCACGCCACTCTCAAACACCATCAACTGGAGTATGTGCAACGGTCGCAACGGGACCCTGGTGACAACCATTCGCTATGCCAGGATGAGCGTGGAGTTTTTTACTGAACACGTGGCCAACAGCTCGGATGTCAGGCTTGTATCAGCGGGAACAGTGGCGCCCTCTGAGCTGACCGGCGTTTCTCTGACTATGACAGGCGGCAGCAAGTTTCTTAACAATGCCGCCTCCATACTGGTTGCGTCTTTCTCGGAGGCAGTTCGGGAAATGTGGCTTGGTACCCTTCCTGGGTTTGTTCTGGACGTACTTCACGACATCAAACGCAAGCGGCATGGCTCGTGA